Sequence from the Mobula hypostoma chromosome 11, sMobHyp1.1, whole genome shotgun sequence genome:
TCAATTGACAACACAATTTGTCATTCAGTGCAGAGGACACTGCTTTAAGATGTATGTCCATCTTCCTTTTCACTTGGCTTCCCCTCAGAACACTGAATAAAGGACATTGCCTCTGAGCAGAGCAGTGCATTGAGAGTTAATACAGAATAAACAGCGGCACTTTGTGATGCTGAATGAAAAGAGGAAAGCAGCAGCCTCAGAAGTTTGTGGATCCTCTTGGAGGCAGCTATCAGATTAattagaaaatacaaaaatacataATAGGAATATTAACCAATATTTACATAATATCCCCACAAAAGTTTAATTAAAAAATGTTGATCCTATGACACAAACTCCAAAGTCATCCAGGAGATAGGAATGGTGGATAAACGAAATGAATGCTGTATCATTTCAGTTACATCACGTGTAGATCCTGGACAAAATAAAGAAACTATAATTCACTGAGTTTTCAAAGCACTACTAATATCAAAGTGAATCTAGTTGCAGACACCGAATAACAATTTCTTCTAGCCTGATAGTAATATGCACAATCATtctgtttagatttttttttaattgctatgAATTGTGCTTGGTAGCATTCTCAAGGCACACaataaacaacatatttcatttaACTCTGTCCTTCTACTGTTGGAATCTAATGAGCTAGATCAAGCTGATTCCAACCCATGCGTTGCAGTTGCCACTTTGCTGTTTTGGCAGCCATGCTaaatcagaatttttaaaaaatttcttctcTTAGCATTTAAACGTGTACAAAAACGTTGTGATTAAAAATGATACATTAAAATAAATAGAGAGATCTTACCTGTATTTCTGGTAAATTAAGATTTCTGACCAAATTCAAATGAGAAAAATATAGTTTTTCCAGAACGTAATCCATGTGCACAAAAATTGTACTGAAttttagaaacatttcaaattatTTAACTACATAAAGTTTCTAATTGCAATCATCTGATCATGAACAGCAGTAGGAAATCTGCCAATCATAAATCACATACCACCAATGATATTCACTTTACTGAGAAGAAATAAACTTGTCTGAATGGTTCGGGTATTCCTAAATTAGACAATAGTTAAGAGGTTTCAACAGGTTTTTAAAACTTCCAAATGTGGTATCTATGGAACAAAGAGGAAACAAGTAATAGTTATCATTTGTATGCACTTAGATACAAGGCAAATGAATCAAATTACCTTACAAAAGCTGAAATAGCAATTATGTCCAGTACTTCCTCCAATCCATAAATTACCAGCAGGATTGCATTGATTATTACATCCGCTCTCAGCACATAGGTCTGCCACAACAAGTAGTACAAGGAAAACAACATACTTCCAATTGTCAGAACCATGTTAATAACTATTGGAATTGCTTCTTCAGTCAGATTCCCTTTGAAACCTGGAAAATGATGGGAAATCAATCCAGCTTTTATGATGTTACAGAATTTTTCTTGTTATACACAGAAAAAACAATGATGTGCAAAACCTGAAGCAGCTCTGAAATTTACTGTAACACTAATTGGCTAGATTTTTTTCAGATTCAAGCTATGTCATAGTTACAGCTGAGTTTTGTTCAGCTGAGAAAAGGAAAAATTTCTACTCTCAGTCACTGTCTAATAACTTATTTCGGAAAGGATAACTTTGCAAGTATTGGCTTCACAGATAGTCAACATCTTCTCATAAACTTGAGAAATATTAAGAGAAGTAGGTATTTGGCCCTGCATGCCTGTTTTGCCAATAATCAAGagctccttgcctgttctccatcttccgctcccctccccttttctttcttccaaggccttccgtcctatgatactcccccttctccagccttgtatcccttttgccaatcaacttcccacctctttgcttcatccttccccctcctgtcttctcctatcatttcaggtctctccctcccccgtcaaatcttttttccgttagtcctgaagaagggtctcgacccgaaacgttgactgtacttcttcctatagatgctgcctggcctgctgcgttccaccagcattttgtgtgtgttaatcaagAGCATTGCTCACTTTTATTTCAATGTCACTTCCCTGCACTGTCATGATATTCCTTGATATTCAAAAGTCTACAGATGAACTCAAATTACTCAGCCTTCCCTGCTTCTGGGCCAGAGAATTCCAAAGTTGTATCTTttgcagatttaaaaaaaaattgagagatGCAAAATATTTTCTCTGGTATTGAGACTCTGGGTTTTAGCCTCCTTTTCCAGGGGAAACATTCTCTCAATAAAGGCTTGAATACCATTTGCTTTCCCTAACTGCTTGCTAGCTCTGCATGTTGACTTTCAGCAACATCTAGATCCCAATAAATGTTGGCATCACCAATTTCTTACCACCTGAAATACATTCCTCTGTTTTATGCAaccaaaaaaatgtttttttcacattatatttcaTCTTCCATGTGCTTACTTACTCATTCAGCTCATCAACTTTCTCATGAGCCTCCTTACATCTTCTTTCCTATTCATAATCCCacctaattttttttatatattagcAAACTTATAAATATGACATATGGTCCAGTCAGCCAAATTGCTGATGTACAGTCGACCATGACTGGCTGAGGCTAAGGACCAATCCCTTTGATAATCTGAGAAATCAGAGAAAGACCCGTTTATTCCAACTCTCATTTTTCATGTCTTTGTAACTGAATCAAAGCAAAAAATACAGccaagttttctttaaacagattTTCTAAAGTTGAATTCTCAGACTGCTCAACTGATGTAAAAATCCTGTTAGACATCTTTAATTGTCAGGTGTACTCAAGAAGCAAATCCAGGTTGTTGCCCTTTATAATTCCAGAATACAAGTGAAGATTTTCAGTATCTATTGATAACTTATGAGATCATTTCACTCTAAGCTTTCTCAGAGCCATTTCAGTCTTTTTGATGCGTTCTGTGAGATACTGTATGTTTGCTGCTCTTTGTGAATTTCTGAAACTTGGGGAAAATAAAGTAAGATATGATTCATCAGGACTGCTTTGACATGGTGACAGGAGTTGCTGGTGTCTGAAAAAGGCCTGTGTCAAAACAAAAGGTTTCCAAAAGGAATAATTTCCGGTGTACGGTATTTATCATACTGGCCTAAAAAATTCTTTGCTTGTACTGCAAGGGAGGCTTTacactagagttgcaggggtatgggaaccagagtgccagaacagagagtggagtggttgtggaaatAGAAGTTGTTAAGaactcaaagtcaggaatcaaaaagttaAGTAGGTCAAACTGATGTTCTGAGttatgtatatttcaatgcaagaagtattgtaggaaaggtgaatgagctcaggcgtggatcaacacatggaattatgatattgtaaccattagtgagacttgtttgCAGGAGGCACGGGATTGGCAGCTCAGAATTCTGGGGTTCTGTATTTTTAGGTttgacagagcgggagggattgaAGGGGAAAAGGTGGCATTACCAGTCAGGaacaatgtcacagcagtgctcactcaggacagactggagaatttgTTTAATGGGGCTTTATGGTTGGAACTGAGGTGTAAGAAAGGTAAGACCACATTAAtgaggctatattatagaccacctaatagtccACAGGATttaagaggaacaaatttgtagagagattgcagactgttgcaaaaaaaacCATAAAGTTTTATAGTagttaattttaattttccacatatgggactcccatactgtaaaaggactagatgcgatagagtttgtcaaatgtgttcaggaaagtttctttaatcagtatgtagaagtcccaatgagacagTGTGCCATACTTATTCTCCaattagggaatgaaacagggcaggtgacaggggtttgtgtaggggaacactttgcacctagtgatcataatgccattagtttcacggtaattatggaaaaggctaggtctggtcctcagttgaaattctaaattggaggatggcaaatttTGATAaaacaaagcttgtatgtgcctgtcagaataaagacaaggataacaggtttagcaAACTGAttttcaagagattttgaggccccgattaaggaaaaaaaagaagtgcatagcagatataggtGGGTAAGAATAAATGAGGCGAACACGAGGCACTTACGTATAAAtgcagatataggcaggtaggaataaATAAGGCAAACACGAGGCACttgtgtataagaaatgcaagagaacacttaagaaattaagagggctaaaagaaggaatGAGGTTACCCTAGTAGACAAGGTTAAAGAGAATCCTCAtggcttctacagatgtgttaagagcaaaacgattgcaagggacaaaattgtcctctggaagatcagaagggCAATCTATccttggagccaaaagagatggcggggagatcttaaatggtttttttgaatctgtattttacttgggagatggacacagagtctatagcagTGAGGCAAAGTAGCAGCGAGGTCACAGACCccatacagattacaaaggaggaggtgctcgctgtcttgaggcaaattagggtagatgaatccccagggcctgaaaagatgttccctcagaccctatgggaggcaagtgcagaa
This genomic interval carries:
- the LOC134353746 gene encoding transmembrane protein 80-like isoform X2, whose translation is MVYYLNICYYIFYFLTILLMVIYKSQVFSFPDGNLALDLILLILMIILEVIRLYHGFKGNLTEEAIPIVINMVLTIGSMLFSLYYLLWQTYVLRADVIINAILLVIYGLEEVLDIIAISAFVRIYT